A segment of the Rhizobium sp. ZPR4 genome:
GCCGGCTGACCTGTAAGCGCTCAGCCGTTTCGGAGGTGTCATGAAGGATAATGTTGCACGTATTTTTGTCGGGTTCGATTCCAAGGAGGTCGTGGCCTATCACGTCCTGACCCAGAGCATCATCGAGCGCTCGTCTATTCCGGTGGTGTTCTCGCCGATCGTGCTCAACAATCTTGAGGGGATCTTCACGCGCGAGCGCAACCCGCTGCAGTCGACCGAATTTTCCTTCTCGCGCTTCCTCGTGCCTTATCTCAGCGATTACCAGGGCTGGAGCATCTTCATGGATTGCGACATGCTCGCCCGCACCGATATTGCCGAGCTTTGGGCGCTGCGCGACGACCGCTATGCCGCCATGTGCGTCAAGCACGACTATCAGCCGAAGATCGAAACCAAGTTCCTCGGTCAGACGCAGACGAAGTATGAGAAGAAGAACTGGTCGAGCATGATCCTGTTCAACAATGCCAAATGCACGGCGTTGACGAAGGATTTCGTCAATACGGCGACCGGCCTCCAGCTTCATCAGTTCAAGTGGCTGGAGAATGACGATCAGATCGGCGAAGTGCCGGTCGTCTGGAACTATCTCGTCAACGAATACGACTATCGCGAAGATGCCAAGCTCGTGCACTTCACCGATGGCGGCCCGTATTTTGATGAATATCGCAACGACGATTACGCTGAAGAATGGTTTGCCATGCGCGACCGCATGCTGCACGTCCAGCAGAAGTGAGCGATTTGGATCATAAGACGACAGGAAACATCGATGTCGGCATACCGGCTGCGGGCTCCGCGGCCGGTTTGAACAGCGCCGACGAATGGCGGGCCATATTGATGGGGTTTTCCCATATCGTCCTGGTCGCCAATAGCGACGCGGTCGATATCGCAAGCCTGCAGGCGCAGTTTCCGCAGACGGCGCTCTTCGTCTTCTTCAATAAGGTCTACAAGGTTCTGGATCGCCCGTTCCATGGGCATTCGCTGCTGATCTCGCGTGGTCAGCCGCGCGGTGCCAACATCGTCTATCGCGGCGAAGTGGGCGAGGTCGTCAAATTCTTTCCGCAGGAATATTTCCTCGGCATCATGAACATTCGTCTCGGGCTGGAGGAAAAGCTCAATCCCGCCGCCGATTTTCAGGGAGCGCCGACCGGCCA
Coding sequences within it:
- a CDS encoding glycosyltransferase, translating into MKDNVARIFVGFDSKEVVAYHVLTQSIIERSSIPVVFSPIVLNNLEGIFTRERNPLQSTEFSFSRFLVPYLSDYQGWSIFMDCDMLARTDIAELWALRDDRYAAMCVKHDYQPKIETKFLGQTQTKYEKKNWSSMILFNNAKCTALTKDFVNTATGLQLHQFKWLENDDQIGEVPVVWNYLVNEYDYREDAKLVHFTDGGPYFDEYRNDDYAEEWFAMRDRMLHVQQK